In Microbacterium sp. No. 7, the genomic window CGAGCTGCAGGCGACCCGGCGACGTGACCTGTGCGAGGCCCTCGGTGAGCACGTCGCCCGTGAGCGGCTGCGTTCCCCCGCCGATGAGCGATTCCACGGCCGCGATCGCGAGCGCCGCGTTGCGGCCCTGGTGGGCGCCGTAGAGCGGCAGGTAGAGGTCGTCGTAGCGGCCCGCGAGGCCCTGCACGCTCAGCTGCTGCCCGCCGACCGCGAGGGTCTGCGCGGTCAGGCCGAAGTCGGCGCCCTCCACGGCGAGCGTCGCGTCGCGGTCGGCGGCCGCCTGCCGCAGCACGCTCAGCGCCTCGGGGCTCTGCACCGCCGAGACGGCGGCGGCGCCGGTCTTGACGATGCCCGACTTGACGGCGGCGATCTCGGCGATCGTGTCGCCGAGCTGATCGGCATGATCGATGTCGATCGGCGCGATGACCGCGACGTCGCCGTCGGCCGTGTTGGTGGAGTCCCACGATCCGCCCATGCCGACCTCGATCACCGCGACGTCGACGGGCGCATCGGCGAACGCGACGAACGCGAGCACCGTGAGCAGCTCGAAGAACGTGAGCGGCGCATCTCCGGCCGCCTCGAGCTCGGCATCCACGAGCTCGGCGAACGGCGCGATCTCGTCCCACGCGTCGGCGACCAGGTCGTCGGCGATCGGCTCGCCGTCGACCATGATGCGCTCTGTGAACCGCTCCAGGTGCGGGCTCGTGAACAGGCCCGTGCGCAGCCCGTGCGCACGCACGATCGACTCGATGATGCGACTCGTCGACGTCTTGCCGTTCGTCCCCGTGACGTGCACGACGCGATACGTGCGCTGCGGGTCGTCGAGCAGCTCCAGCACGCGCCGCGTGCGCTCGACGCGCGGCTGCACCCACCGCTCGCCCTGCCGGGTCAGCAGCGCCGCGTAGACGGCGTCGGCCCGCTTCCGACCGCTCACGACGCCTCCCCGATCCGCGTCACGGAGATGACGACGTCGCCCGCGTTGGCGTAGACGCCCTTCGCGACGGTGGCCGTGTGCTCCGCCTCGGCGGGCAGCTCGCCGGCTTCGAGCAGCACGGCGTCGTCGGCGCCCTGGAGCGCGTAGGCGCGCGCGAGCGTCTCGCCCGCGACGCCCGCGGTCTCGAACGCCGAGGCGACGGCGGCCGCATCGGCCGCATCGGCGAACCGCAGCCGCAGCGCGATGCGATCGCTCACGTCGAAGCCCGCGCCCTTGCGCGTGTCCTGCACCGCACGGATGACGTCGCGCGCGAGCCCCTCGGCCTCGAGCTCGGGCGTCGTGACGGTGTCGAGCAGCACGAAGCCGCCGCTCGCGAGCAGGGTGATCGCGGTGCCCTCGGCCACGCCGCCGGCCTCGAGCGTCAGGTCGTACTCGCCCGGCTCGAGGGCGACGCCGTCGACCACGACGACGCCGTCGTCCTCGCTCCACAGGCCCGCCTTGGCGCCCCTGATGACGTGCTGCACCTGCTTGCCGAGCCGCGGGCCCGCGGCGCGCGCGTTGACGACGAGACGGCGGCTGATGCCGTACCGCTCGGCGAGGCCCTCGGTCAGCTCGACCAGCTCGACGCGCTTGACGTTCAGCTCGTCGCGCAGGATCTCCTCGAACTGCGCGAGTCCCGCGGCATCCGCCACCGCGACCGTGAGCGAGGCGAGCGGCAGGCGCACGCGCTTGCCCTCGCGCTTGCGCAGCGCGTTCGCGACCGACGAGACCTCGCGCACGGCGTCCATCGCGGAGCGGATGTCGGCGGCGGGGGCGAACGCGTCGGCATCCGGCCAGTCCTGCAGGTGCACACTGCGGCCGCCCGTGAGTCCCTGCCAGACGCGTTCGGCGATCAGCGGGATGAGCGGCGCGGCGACGCGCGTCAGCGTCTCGAGCACGGTGTAGAGCGTGTCGAACGCCTCGCGGCTCGCGGGGTCGTCGGTCACGCCCACCCAGAACCGGTCGCGGGAGCGCCGGATGTACCAGTTCGTGAGCGCCTCGGCGAAGTCGCGCAGCTTGGCGGCGGCGGTCGTCGAGTCGAGCGCCTCCAGGTCGGCCGCGACGTCGCGCACGAGGTCGCCCGTGAGGGCGAGGATGTAGCGGTCGAGCACGTGGGTCGAGTCGGTGCGCCACTCGGCCTCGTAGCCGCCCGACCCGGCCGCGTTGGCGTACGTCGCGAAGAAGTACCACGCGTTCCACAGCGGCAGCAGCAGCTCGCGCACGCCGGCGCGGATGCCCTCCTCGGTGACGACGAGGTTGCCGCCGCGCAGCACGGAGCTCGACATGAGGAACCAGCGCATCGCGTCGGAGCCGTCGCGGTCGAACACCTCGCTGACGTCGGGGTAGTTGCGCAGCGACTTCGACATCTTCTGCCCGTCGCTGCCGAGCACGATGCCGTGGCACGCGACGCCCGAGAACGCCGGACGGTCGAACAGGGCGCCCGACAGCACGTGCATGACGTAGAACCAGCCGCGGGTCTGCCCGATGTACTCGACGATGAAGTCGGCGGGGGCGTGCGTGTCGAACCACTCGCGGTTCTCGAACGGGTAGTGCACCTGCGCGTAGGGCATGGAGCCCGAGTCGAACCACACGTCGAAGACGTCCTCGATGCGCCGCATCGTGCTCTGGCCCGTGGGGTCGTCGGGGTTCGGCCGGGTCAGCTCGTCGATGTAGGGGCGGTGCAGGTCGACCTCGCCCGCCTCGTTGACGGGCAGCCGGCCGAAGTCGCGCTCCAGCTCCTCGAGCGAGCCGTACACGTCGACGCGCGGGTGCTCGGGGTCGTCGCTGCGCCACACCGGGATCGGCGATCCCCAGAACCGGTTGCGGCTGATCGACCAGTCGCGCGCGCCCTCCAGCCACTTGCCGAACTGGCCGTGCTTGACGTTCTCGGGCGCCCACGTGATCTGCTCGTTGTGCGCGAGGAGACGGTCCTTGATCGCCGTTACGCGCACGAACCAGCTCGACACGGCCTTGTAGATGAGGGGGTTGCGGCAGCGCCAGCAGTGCGGGTACGAGTGCTCGTAGCTCGCCTCGCGCAGCAGGCGCCCCTCGCCCTTGATCAGCCGGATGAGCGAGCGGTTGGCGTCGGACCACAGCTCGCCCGCGACGTCGCGCACCTGCGGGAGGAAGCGTCCGCCGTCGTCGAGGCTCATGATGAGCGGGATGCCGGCGGCCTCGGTCACGCGCTGGTCGTCCTCGCCGTACGCGGGGGCCTGGTGCACGATGCCGGTGCCGTCGCTCGTCGTGACGTAGTCGTCGACGAGCACCTGGAACGCGTTCTGCGTGCCCCAGGTCTCGGCGTCGGCGTAATAGTCGAAGAGCGGCGCGTAGCGCAGCCCGCCGAGCTCGGCGCCCGTGAGCGTGCGCTCCACGGCGGCGCGGGCGTCGTCGGGCGTGTCATAGCCGAGCTCCTTCGCGTGGTTCCCGACGAGATCGGATGCCAGCAGGAAGCGCTCCCCCGTCGCCGCGGCCCCGTTCGGACCGGCCGGCACGACGGCGTAGGCGATGTCGGGTCCCACGGCGAGCGCGAGGTTGGTCGGGAGCGTCCACGGCGTCGTCGTCCACGCGAGGGCGCGCACGCCGTCGAGGCCGAGCGCCTCCGCCTCCGCGCCCGTGAACGGGAACGTCACGGTCACCGACGGGTCCTGCCGCATCTTGTAGACGTCGTCGTCCATGCGCAGCTCGTGGTTCGAGAGCGGCGTCTCGTCGCGCCAGCAGTAGGGCAGCACGCGGTACCCCTCGTACGCGAGGCCCTTGTCGTAGAGCGTCTTGAAGGCCCACAGCACCGACTCCATGTAGCCGATGTCGAGGGTCTTGTAGCCGCGTTCGAAGTCGACCCAGCGGGCCTGGCGGGTGACGTAGTCCTCCCACTCGCGCGTGTACTCGAGCACCGACTCGCGGGCCTTCGCGTTGAAGGCGGCGATGCCCATGTCCTCGATCTGGCTCTTCTCGGTGATGCCGAGCTGCTTCATCGCCTCGAGCTCGGCGGGAAGGCCGTGCGTGTCCCAGCCGAACACGCGGTCGACGCGGTGTCCGCGCATGGTCTGGAAGCGCGGGAAGAGATCCTTCGCGTATCCCGTCAGCAGGTGGCCGTAGTGCGGCAGGCCGTTGGCGAACGGGGGTCCGTCGTAGAAGACCCACTCCTCGGCGCCCTCGCGCCGGGCGATCGAGGCACGGAAGGTGTCGTCGTCCTTCCAGAACTCGAGGATCTCCCGCTCGATGTCGGGGAAGCGCGGGTTCGCGACGACGTCGGCCGCCGGGCCGACCCTTCGATGCGCGGCTTCGCCGCCGCTCAGGGACCGAGCTGATGTGGGGTAGGTCATTCTCGTTCTCTCGCAGGATCCGATGGTTCTCCTGCGAGGACGACCCGTGCGGATCGCGGTACCACCCCGCTTACCCGCGGTTCGCTGGTCGAACGCCGCCGCGCGGCGGCGTGTCGAGACCACGGGTCACTCGTTGCGACGGCTGTGACGGGCCTGCCCCGCTCGGTTCTAGTGATCCGTGACCGGACGTTCTTCCGAGGGCTCCCCGGTGATGGCCGGATCGATGCCGATGGGTCTATTGTAGCGTCGCGCCGCGCTCAGTCGTCGTCGGCGCCGGCGGGGTACTCGGCCACCTCCGGCCCGCGCATGAGGAAGACGGTGCTGGCCACGAGCCCGCCCCAGATGACGCCGACCGAGATGACGAGGAAGAGCACCGCGATCCCGGTCATCGCCGGCCTCCCCTCGTCGTCTCGCGCACGTTGCCGGCATGGTCGGGCCAGGCGCCGAAGTCGTCAGGATCGCGACGCCACGGCACGCCCGTGAGCACGAACGCGACGACGACCATGACAGCCACGGATCCCCAGCCGAACACCAGGAGGTACCAGGCGGGGTATCCCCCGTAGCCGTCGGTGACGAGCGCGATCACCACCTGCACGAGCATGATCGTGATGACGATCGGGCTGAGGACGGTCACGAGGAAGCGCCAGACCGGGCCGACCCGGAACGTCGAGATGAGGGAGATGTGGCTGGACAGCTCCCGCCCGCGGCGACGCACCCACAGCACGACGACACACACGAGCACGGCCGACGCGACGATGCCGACGTTGTTCGCCCAGTTGTCGATGGTGTCGAGCGCGGTGAGACCCGACGTCGTCGAGAACAGCAGGATCGACACGATCGCGAGCGCGCCGCCGAGACCCCACACGACCTGGGCCCGGCTCAGCTCGAACTTGTCCATGACGGCGGACACGACCACTTCGAGGATCGAGAGCAGCGACGTGAGGCCGGCGAGCACGAGGCATCCGAAGAACAGCATGCCGAACAGCTGGCTCATCGGCATCGCCGAGACGACGGCGGGGAACGTCATGAACGCGAGTCCGACGCCCGTGAGCCCCTCGATGTCGGCGATGGCGATGTTCTGCTGGTGCGCGAAGTACCCCAGCGTCGCGAACACCCCGATGCCCGCGAGCAGCTCGAACGAGGAGTTGCCGAAGGCGACGACCAGGCCCGGGCCGGAGAGGTTCGAGCGGCGCCGGCGATACGACGAGTAGGTGACCATGATGCCGAACGCGATCGACAGCGAGAAGAACACCTGCCCGTAGGCGGCGATCCACACCGAGGGGTTCGCGAGCGCCGCGAGATCGGGGGTGAAGAGGGCGTTGAGCCCGTCGAGCGATCCGGGCAGCAGCAGCGCGCCGACCACGAGGGCCAGAAAGGCCAGCACCAGCAACGGGATGAAGACGACGTTGCACTTCTCCAGCCCCTTCGCCACACCGCTGGCCAGGATCGCCAGGGCCAGGGCCCAGAAGACCACGAGCGGTATGAGCACGCCGGGCACGAAGTCGAACGTGATCGGCGCCTCGGCGACCTGCAAGTAGTCGCCGACGAAGAACCCGGCCGGATCCTCGCCCCAGCGCAGATCGAAGGAGAAGACGAAGAAGCTCGCCGCCCAGGCGATGACGGCCGTGTAGTAGATCGCGATGAAGACGCAGATCATCACCTGGAACCAGCCGATGCGCTCGCCGGCCTTTCCCGCAGCGCGCCGGAACGCCAGCGGCGCCGACCCGCGGAAGCGATGCCCGATCGCGTAGTCGAGCAACAGGATCGGGATGCCGGCCGAGAGCAGGGCCACGAGATACGGGATCAGGAAGGCGCCGCCGCCGTTCTCATAGGCCACGCCCGGAAAGCGCCAGATGTTCCCCAGGCCCACGGCCGATCCGATGGCCGCGAAGATGAATCCCACCTGCCCCGACCACTGCTCCCGTGCCGGCGCCGCAGGCTTCTCGGATATCACGCCGTGTTCGGCCATTGCACCAGACTCCCTCGTCTGTTCCGCCAGGTCTCCCGGCGACGCTCCGCCGGTTGCGGGGAATCGTACCTGACCGTTTGCTGAGTTCCCAGTGCCATCGGATCACGGCTCGACGATCCGACGCTCCGGTTCCCGTGGGAACGCGTGGCCGAGCTCCCGACGAGCTCGCCGCCCCTACCCCGCTGCGGACGGATTGCGGCTGCGGGCGGTCGACGTCGATCGGTCCGTGCGAGTGCCGGTTTGGCTCGGGTAATGAGAACGATTATCATTTTGAAACGTGCCCTCCGTCATCCTGCTCGAAGACCTTCGCGTGTCCGCCGCCGGCGTCCCCCTCGTGCACGGGGTGTCCGTGACGATCGAGGCCGGCGAGAGCGTCGCGCTGCTGGGCCACTCGGGCTCCGGCAAGTCGCTCACCGCCGCGGCGATCACGGGCGGCCTGTCGCGCATGCTCGACGCGACGGGACGTCTCACGCTCTGCGGCCGCGACGCCGACGTCGCCTCGTCGCACCGACCGCTCGGCAGCGTGGCGACCGTGCAGCAGGACAGCTCCAGCGCACTGAACCCCCTGGCACGCGTCGGGAGCCAGCTCGCCGTGCCGCTCCGCCGCCGCGCCCTCTCCCGCACCCAGGCGCTCGCGCGGGCCGCCGAGCTGCTCGACGCGTGCGGCATCGAGGACCCGCCGCGCGTGCTCCGCTCGTATCCCGCCGAGCTCTCCGGCGGCCAGCGCCAGCGGGTCTGCATCGCCCTGGCGCTCGCGTGCGAGACGCAGGCGCTCGTCGCCGACGAGCCGACCACGGCCCTCGACGTCGTGAGCCAGGCACAGGTGCTCGAGACGCTGGCGGCGGCACGCGCCCGCGCGGGCCTCGCACTGCTGTTCATCACGCACGACCTCGCGGCCGCGTCGCAGATCTGCGATCGCGCGATCGTGCTGCACGACGGGCGCGTCATCGAGCGGGGCACCTTCGCGGAGCTCGTCGGCGATCCCCGGCATCCGTATACGCGCGAGCTCGTCGACGCCGTGCGTCCCGCGGGGAGCGCTTCCGGCCGGCCCGCGGGGGCGGGGCGATGAGCACCCTCGCCTACGCGCCCGACGCGGCCCTCGAGGCGGTCGGCGTCCATCACCGCTACCGGCGCGCCGGCGCGTCTCCGTTCCGCCGTTCCGAGCACGTGCACGTGCTGACCGGGCTCGACATCACGATCGGCACGGGCGAGGCCATCGGCATCGTCGGCCGGTCGGGATCGGGCAAGTCGACGATGCTGCGCATCCTGCTCGGGCTCGAGCGCGCGGATGCCGGGACGGTGCGCGTCGGCGACGCGACGCTCGACGTCCGCTCGGCGCGCGCGCTGCGCGCCTTCCGCCGGCACGTGCAGTACATCCCGCAGGAGCCTGCGACGAGCCTCGACCCCAGGATGACGGTCGAACAGCTCGTCACCGATCCGCTGCGCCGGCTCGGCGTCCCCGGCGATCACCGCGCGATCGTGCAGGACGCCCTGAACGGCGTGCGCCTGCCGTCGGCCCTGCTGCGCCGCCGGCCCGCGGAGCTGTCGGGCGGGCAGGCGCAGCGCGTCGCGATCGCGCGCGCCCTCGCGACCGGCGCGCGCATCCTGCTCGCCGACGAGCCCGTGAGCGGCCTCGACCGGCCGCTGCGCGACGAGGTGCTCCAGCTGTTCGCCCAGATCGTCCGCGAGCAGGGCGTCGGCGTGGGCTTCGTCTCGCACGACCTCGAGGCCGTGTCGCTGCTGTGCGGCACCTCGTGCGTGCTCGCGGACGGCCGCATCGTCGAGACGGGACGCACGGCCGAGCTGCTCGCGCACCCCCGGCACGAGGCGACGGCGGCGATCGTCGACGCACGACCGCGTCTGCGCACCGCCCCCGCGGGGAGCGACGCGTGACGGCCGTGCCGCCGCCGAAGGAATCCGCACCGCCGCACGCCCCGCCATCCGCCCCGCGACCGCGGCGCCCCACGCGCGCCGGGGTGCTCCTCGGCAGCCAGCTCGCCTTCAACCTCGGCTTCTTCGCCGTCGTGCCGTTCCTCGCGGGCGTGCTGCGCGGCGACTTCGCCCTCACCGGCGCGGCCGTCGGCCTCGTGCTCGGCCTGCGCACCGCGGCCCAGCAGGGGCTGTTCCTGTTCGGCGGCGCGCTCGCCGACCGCTACGGCGCCCGCTCCCTCATCCTGCTCGGCTGCGCCGTGCGCGTCGCCGGGTTCGCGCTGCTGGCCTGGTCGACCGCGATCGCCGAGGGTCCCCGTCTCGCCCTCTTCGTCGCGGGGACCGTGCTCACCGGGATGGGCGGCGCGCTGTTCTCGCCCGCCCTGGAGACGCTCGTCGCCCGCACCGACGTCGCACGGCGCTCCCGCCGGACCACGCTGTTCGCCCTGCTCGCCGTCGCCGGCGAGACGGGCGCCGCCATCGGACCCGTCGCAGGCGCCCTCCTGCTCGGCTGGGGCTTCCCCGCCGTCGCGACCTGCGGCGCCGCGCTGTTCGCCCTCGTCGCGATCGTGCTGTCGGCGCTCCTCCCCCGCGACGACGGTCCCCGCCGTCCCCGCCGCGAGCGCGACGGGGCCTTCGCCGTGCTGCGCGATCGCAGGTTCGTCGCGCTGGCCGCACTGGCATCCGTCAATCTGCTCGCCTACAACCAGCTCTACCTCGGCCTCCCCGTCGAGCTCGACCGGGTCGGCGCAGGCCCCGAGGCCCTGGCGCTGTTGTTCGCGTGGGTGTCGCTGCTCACGATCGCGCTGCAGCTGCCGGTCTCGCGCCTCATGCGCCGCGTCGGGGAACGGCGCGCGCTGCGCGCGGGATACCTGCTGCTGTCGAGCGCCTTCGTCGTGCTCGCCGCCGCCGCTCCCCTCGCGCCGGCCGACGACGTCCGGCTCGTCCCCGCCGCGGTCTCGACGACCCTGCTGACGCTCGGGCACCTGGTGCTCACGCCGCTCGTCCTCTCGCTCGTGCCGCGGTTCGGACCCGAGCACCGCTGGGGCTCGGCGTTCGGCCTGCTCGCCACGTGCGGCGGCGTGAGCGTGCTCATCGGCAACACGGTGCTCGGCGCGCTCTACGCGGGGGCGGATGCCGTGACGCCCGCCGCCGCGGCGCCGTGGATCGTCCTCGCGCTGCTGCCGCTGCTGCCCGCCTGGCTCGTGCCCCGCCTCGTCCCCGCCTCCCCGCCGCGCGGACCCAGCCCCGTAGCCGAGCCCTGACCTCCGTCCAGAGCCCGACCCCGTCCAGAAGAAAGAACACCCATGGCCCTCTCCCCCACCCTCCGCGTCGCCGGCGCCCTCCTCGCGGCGAGCGCGGTCGCGCTGTCGCTGACGTCCTGCTTCTCCGGCGGCACCCCCGCCACCGCCGACGGCGACGACGCGCGCATCAGCGTCGCGATGCTCCAGCCGCCGCGCAGCGGTCTGACCCCGCTGAGCGACGACGCCTTCAAGCTGTCGCGCTGGAGCACCGCCGAGACCCTCGTCGTGCTCGACGAGGTCGGCGACGCGCAGCCCGGCCTCGCCACCGCATGGGAGCAGGTCGACGACACGACGTGGCGGTTCACGATCCGCACGGGCGTGACCTTCCACGACGGCACCGCGCTGACGGCGGAGCAGGTCGCGGCATCGCTGACCGCGGCGGCCCAGGCCTCGCCGCTGCCCCGGATCCTCAACGGCGTGGACCTCACGGCCACCGCCGACGGCGACGCGGTGATCGTGACGACGGCGGACAAGGACCCCCTCGTGCCCCACCGTCTGTCCAGCCCCCAGCTGGCGATCCTCGCCGCGGCGGCCTACGGCGCCGACGGCGTCGTCGACCCCGTCGGTCACGGCACGGGGCCGTTCGTCCTCGTCGACGTCGACGGCACCGCCGGCGCGACCCTCGACCGCTACGACGGCTACTGGGGCGAGCCGGCCACCGCCGCCGGCATCGACGTGGCGTTCGTCCCCGACGGCACGGCGCGCGCCGCCGCCCTGCGCACGGGCACCGCCGACGTCGTCGAGGCCGTGCCGGTCGGCCAGGTCGCCCAGATCGACGAGAGCCTCATCCACGAGGTGCCGATGCCCCGCACCAACACGCTCTACCTCAACACGAGCGAGGGCCCCTTCGCCGACCCCGCCGTGCGCGCCGCGGCCGCGGCCGCGATCGAGCGCGCGACCATCGTCGACACGGTGTACGAGGGTCGCGCCGACGTCGCGGAGGGCCTGCTCGGACCCGCACTGCCGTGGGCCGCCGGCCTGCGCGACGACGCCGGCTACCGCGACGAGCTGACGCACCACGAGACCGCGCCGGCGCAGGTCGACGGCGTGCGCATCACGCTCGGCACCTTCACCGACCGCGCCGAGCTGCCGGAGGTCGCCGTGCTGATCGAGCAGCAGCTGGAGGCGGCCGGCTTCGTCGTCGAGCAGGACGTGCGCGAGTACCAGTACATCGAGGCCGACGCGCTCGACGGCGCCTTCGACGCGTTCATCCTGTCGCGCGCGACCGTGATCGACTCGGGCGACCCCGTCGCCTACCTCACGAGCGACTTCACGTGCGCGGGCACGTTCAACATCTCGCAGTTCTGCGACCCGGAGGTCGACGCCCTCGTCGCCGCGGCGTCGCAGACCGACGCGGGCGAGGAGCGCCGCGCGGCGATCATGCGCGCCGAGGCCGCGATCCTCGCCCGGCACGCCGCGATCCCCATGCTGCACGAGCGCGTCATCCAGGGCGAGGCCGCCGGCGTCTCCGGCGTCGACCGCGACCCGCGCGAGCGCACCCTCATCACGCCGCGCTCCGCCGTCGAGCGATGAGCGGCGCACGCCCATGGCGGGCGCTCTCCGGCCCCGCGATCGTCGGCGCCTCCCGCGTCGCGGCGGTCGCGGGCGTCGTGGTGCTCGTCGGCATGATGCCGTGGCTCTCGGGCCGCAGCGCGGAGTACACGGTGCTGCGCGCCCGCTACGCCGACCTCGAGGTCACTCCCGAGGCGCTCGCCGCGGTGCGCGAGGAGCTCGGCCTCGACCGCGGCGCGTGGGCGCTGTTCCTCGACTGGCTCGGCGCGCTGCTCCTGCGGGGCGACGCGGGACGGTCGTGGATCAACGGGCGTCCCGTGCTGCCGGGCATGGTCGACGCGCTGGGCGTGTCGCTGACCCTGATGGCGTTCGCGATCACCGTCGCGCTCGTCGTCGCCGTCCTCGTCGCCGCGCCCGCGCTGCGCGCCGGCCTGCGCGGCGCCCCGGCGCGCGGATCGGGCGCCGCCGCCGTGGCGCTCACGGCGCTGCCGGAGTTCCTGCTGGCATCCGTGCTGCTCGTCGTCGGCGCCGTGTGGCTCGGGCTGTTCCCGCCGTACGGCTGGAAGGGGCCGCTCTACGCGGTGCTGCCCGCGCTCGCGCTGGGCCTGCCCGCCGGCGGCCTCATCGGGCGACTGACCGTGGATGCCGTGACCGCGACGTTCTCGGAGAGATGGATCATGACGTGGCGCCTCGCCGGGTTCGGCGACCGCCGCATCGGGCTCGCGGTGATCCGCCGGGCGCTGCCGTCGATCCTCGGGCAGATCGGGCTCGCGCTCATCGGCCTCACGGGCGGCGCCGTCGCCGTCGAGCAGGTCTTCGCGATCCCCGGCCTCGGGCGCGCAACGCTCGGCGCCGCGGCCTCGCAGGACATCCCGGCGCTGCAGGTCGGCATCCTGCTATTGCTGCTGCTCGCGGTCGTCACGGGCGTCGTCGTGGCCGCGTTGCGCTGGGCGCTGCTGGGTCCCGCGCTGCGACTCGGGAGCCTGCCGGTCCCCGCGCCGCAGGTGAGACGGCGCCGGCGCGACGTCGTCGTGCCGGTCGCGAGCGGCGCCGTGCTCGTGCTCATCGTCGCCGCGGGCCTGCTGCGCGATCCGTTCGCCGCCGTGCACGGGCGCCTCGCGCCGCCGGGCCCGGAGCTGCCGTTCGGCGCCGACGCGCTCGGGCGCGACCTGCTCGCGCGCGTCGGCCACGGCGCCGTCACGACGCTCGGCACCGCGGTGTTCGTCGTGCTCGTGTGCCTCGCGATCGGCCTCGTGCTCGGCTGCTTCCCGCGCGCGGTCACGGGCCCGCTGGAGGTCACGAACGCGGCGCCGCCCATCATCGCGGGCCTCATCGTCGCCGCGATCGCCGGGCCCTCGATCGGCGGCGCCGCGGTCGCCGTCGCGCTCGTGAGCTGGGCGCCGCTCGCGGCGCACACCGCGGCCCTCGTCGTCGAGGCGCGCGCGCAGCCGCACATCGTGCTGCTGCCGGTGCTCGGCGTGGGACGGGCGCGCGTCATGCTCCGGCACGTGCTGCCGGCGGTGGTCGGGCCGGTGTCTCGGCACGCCGTGCTGCGCCTGCCCGGCATCGCCCTCGCGCTCGCGGCGCTCGGCTTCCTCGGGCTCGGCCCGCACCAGCCGACGCCGGAGTGGGGCCTCGTGCTCGCGGAGGGCATGGGCTACGTCGAGCGCG contains:
- a CDS encoding MFS transporter, with amino-acid sequence MTAVPPPKESAPPHAPPSAPRPRRPTRAGVLLGSQLAFNLGFFAVVPFLAGVLRGDFALTGAAVGLVLGLRTAAQQGLFLFGGALADRYGARSLILLGCAVRVAGFALLAWSTAIAEGPRLALFVAGTVLTGMGGALFSPALETLVARTDVARRSRRTTLFALLAVAGETGAAIGPVAGALLLGWGFPAVATCGAALFALVAIVLSALLPRDDGPRRPRRERDGAFAVLRDRRFVALAALASVNLLAYNQLYLGLPVELDRVGAGPEALALLFAWVSLLTIALQLPVSRLMRRVGERRALRAGYLLLSSAFVVLAAAAPLAPADDVRLVPAAVSTTLLTLGHLVLTPLVLSLVPRFGPEHRWGSAFGLLATCGGVSVLIGNTVLGALYAGADAVTPAAAAPWIVLALLPLLPAWLVPRLVPASPPRGPSPVAEP
- a CDS encoding ABC transporter substrate-binding protein; its protein translation is MALSPTLRVAGALLAASAVALSLTSCFSGGTPATADGDDARISVAMLQPPRSGLTPLSDDAFKLSRWSTAETLVVLDEVGDAQPGLATAWEQVDDTTWRFTIRTGVTFHDGTALTAEQVAASLTAAAQASPLPRILNGVDLTATADGDAVIVTTADKDPLVPHRLSSPQLAILAAAAYGADGVVDPVGHGTGPFVLVDVDGTAGATLDRYDGYWGEPATAAGIDVAFVPDGTARAAALRTGTADVVEAVPVGQVAQIDESLIHEVPMPRTNTLYLNTSEGPFADPAVRAAAAAAIERATIVDTVYEGRADVAEGLLGPALPWAAGLRDDAGYRDELTHHETAPAQVDGVRITLGTFTDRAELPEVAVLIEQQLEAAGFVVEQDVREYQYIEADALDGAFDAFILSRATVIDSGDPVAYLTSDFTCAGTFNISQFCDPEVDALVAAASQTDAGEERRAAIMRAEAAILARHAAIPMLHERVIQGEAAGVSGVDRDPRERTLITPRSAVER
- a CDS encoding ABC transporter permease subunit — translated: MSGARPWRALSGPAIVGASRVAAVAGVVVLVGMMPWLSGRSAEYTVLRARYADLEVTPEALAAVREELGLDRGAWALFLDWLGALLLRGDAGRSWINGRPVLPGMVDALGVSLTLMAFAITVALVVAVLVAAPALRAGLRGAPARGSGAAAVALTALPEFLLASVLLVVGAVWLGLFPPYGWKGPLYAVLPALALGLPAGGLIGRLTVDAVTATFSERWIMTWRLAGFGDRRIGLAVIRRALPSILGQIGLALIGLTGGAVAVEQVFAIPGLGRATLGAAASQDIPALQVGILLLLLLAVVTGVVVAALRWALLGPALRLGSLPVPAPQVRRRRRDVVVPVASGAVLVLIVAAGLLRDPFAAVHGRLAPPGPELPFGADALGRDLLARVGHGAVTTLGTAVFVVLVCLAIGLVLGCFPRAVTGPLEVTNAAPPIIAGLIVAAIAGPSIGGAAVAVALVSWAPLAAHTAALVVEARAQPHIVLLPVLGVGRARVMLRHVLPAVVGPVSRHAVLRLPGIALALAALGFLGLGPHQPTPEWGLVLAEGMGYVERAPWTVLAPAFALVLASIMAVSLASLPLRGAARGQRRADGLPNSSKKAGVAPDGPGTGTDITESEESGTLARPQP